Proteins encoded by one window of Bactrocera oleae isolate idBacOlea1 chromosome 4, idBacOlea1, whole genome shotgun sequence:
- the Or47b gene encoding odorant receptor 47b: MISLLSKATISNTISSHNSYLINNSYTHLQHTSSKLQTILAPYRVLKEMLRFGEAVHPPHTCLFYFRSYMRLLGLWPAARATENQLYYFYNLLLMMLFSFFMATIICDLYEASSDFVLLGEDLVVVLGLYLIFFKMILFRMGNIDTDIIINEFEALHIKHASGLRDGPRNRRILQWQRSFFIGDMCLFSGFYILSLFLFAAMSLQPLLSQQTLPFRCKFPFGLNNPDEHPMAFVCVYFFQCFCTLYMLVAVVVMDSLGGNSFNQTTLNLRILCENIRHLGNGATGDCSSTSEVVVWRELRETVEFHQKIIGIMNRINQTFYWNYVSQMGASTFMICLTAFEALLAQDKPMVAMKFQTYMFSAFMQLLYWCWMGNRTYYDSMEVATAAYEVRTWYEHSPLLQRQLMFIIKRAQRPLEFRAKPLFGFTFASFTSILSTSYSYFALLRTMSD; this comes from the exons ATGATCTCGCTCTTAAGCAAAGCAACCATCAGCAACACCATTTCCAGTCATAATTCTTATCTGATCAATAACAGCTATACTCATTTACAACACACCTCAAGCAAGTTACAGACCATTTTGGCGCCATACCGTGTGTTGAAGGAGATGTTACGGTTTGGTGAAGCGGTTCATCCTCCTCAtacttgtttgttttattttcgatCTTATATGCG ACTACTTGGACTTTGGCCAGCGGCGCGCGCTACGGAGAACCAATTGTACTATTTCTATAATCTACTGCTTATGATGCTTTTTAGCTTCTTTATGGCAACAATCATTTGCGATCTATATGAGGCTAGCAGTGACTTTGTTTTGTTGGGAGAGGATTTGGTGGTGGTTCTGggt ctttacttgatatttttcaaaatgataCTCTTCCGCATGGGAAATATTGACACCGATATTATAATTAATGAATTCGAAGCCCTTCATATTAAACATGCTAGTGGATTACGTGACGGCCCCCGAAATCGGCGGATCCTTCAATGGCAAAGAAGCTTCTTTATCGGTGACATGTGTTTATTCTCTGGTTTTTACATCCTCAGCCTATTCCTTTTTGCAGCTATGAGCCTACAACCGCTGCTCTCACAACAAACACTTCCTTTTCGATGTAAATTCCCATTTGGATTAAATAATCCGGATGAACATCCAATGGCTTTTGTCTGCGTTTacttttttcaatgtttttgcACACTATACATGTTGGTGGCCGTTGTAGTGATGGATTCTCTAGGTGGCAACTCGTTTAATCAGACAACATTGAATTTACGAATATTGTGCGAAAATATTAGGCATTTAGGAAACGGTGCAACCGGTGATTGCAGCTCAACATCCGAAGTAGTTGTATGGAGAGAGTTAAGAGAGACGGTTGAATTCCATCAAAAAATTATTGG TATAATGAATCGTATCAATCAGACGTTTTATTGGAACTATGTTTCGCAAATGGGCGCCAGCACTTTTATGATATGCCTCACGGCGTTTGAAGCTCTGTTGGCGCAGGATAAGCCAATGGTCGCAATGAAATTTCAGACATACATGTTTTCCGCCTTTATGCAGCTATTATACTGGTGCTGGATGGGTAATAGGACGTATTACGAT TCCATGGAAGTGGCAACTGCGGCCTACGAGGTACGTACATGGTATGAGCATTCACCACTTCTGCAGCGACAATTAATGTTCATTATTAAACGTGCTCAGAGACCTTTAGAGTTCCGTGCAAAACCTCTTTTTGGTTTCACATTCGCGTCATTTACTAGC ATCCTGAGCACATCATATTCTTACTTTGCTTTGCTGCGCACGATGAGTGATTGA